In Flavobacterium sp. N1736, the following are encoded in one genomic region:
- a CDS encoding TIGR04149 family rSAM-modified RiPP, producing MKKLNLKDVKNALNRDEMRTISGGSFSCYCNGSYNGQSGSVSDCVGRC from the coding sequence ATGAAAAAATTAAACCTAAAAGACGTTAAAAATGCTTTGAACAGAGACGAAATGAGAACAATTTCCGGGGGGTCATTTTCTTGTTATTGTAATGGATCTTATAACGGACAATCTGGATCAGTTTCAGATTGCGTTGGTAGATGCTAA
- a CDS encoding LytR/AlgR family response regulator transcription factor → MAINQIIKLKPQLVIVQIPAKSDERTSLFKTIAELFQYIESIPYFVALASSPNFAFEAIQSGFSDYLTEPLQLHELGKLLFKFEKKNPINLATSICIKSYSDYHFVPLQNVTYLKADNNTTDIQMDNGKIVNAYKTLKHFESTLPFYFLRIHKSYIVNINHVSRIHFSKSKCYLNYNEILPFSLTYKDNVDSIIRKINI, encoded by the coding sequence ATGGCAATAAACCAAATTATAAAATTAAAACCACAATTGGTAATTGTACAAATTCCTGCAAAATCTGATGAAAGAACGTCACTTTTTAAAACCATAGCCGAATTATTTCAATATATAGAATCGATCCCTTATTTTGTTGCCCTCGCTTCATCTCCAAATTTTGCCTTTGAAGCCATACAATCCGGATTTTCAGATTATTTGACAGAACCATTGCAATTGCATGAATTAGGTAAACTGCTCTTTAAATTTGAAAAGAAAAACCCAATTAACCTTGCAACAAGTATTTGTATTAAATCGTACAGCGATTATCATTTTGTTCCCCTGCAAAATGTAACGTATTTAAAGGCAGACAATAATACGACTGACATTCAAATGGATAACGGAAAAATTGTGAATGCGTATAAAACTTTAAAACATTTTGAGAGTACGCTGCCTTTTTATTTTCTCAGAATCCATAAAAGCTATATCGTAAACATTAATCATGTTTCGCGAATACATTTCAGCAAATCAAAATGCTATCTAAATTACAACGAAATACTGCCATTTTCACTTACTTATAAAGATAATGTAGATTCTATAATCAGAAAAATAAACATTTAA
- a CDS encoding DNA-binding response regulator, giving the protein MNILVVDDHPMTVEGYINALSGASFASNEPHFTKAHNCEEAYFAITGSIAAKQSFDIAIVDKGLPAYEEKSIFSGSNLALYIKDVMPNCKIIMITAHTEIIIVYDIAKKVRPEGLIIKNDITPEKLQEAVTDVMQGKQYQSPTAKKCINEIWKKELMVEDYNRQIIFYLSKGFKIKELDGVICLTTSAIQKRIVRMKKVFDVTDDSGLVKEAIKQGFI; this is encoded by the coding sequence ATGAATATACTTGTTGTAGATGACCATCCGATGACTGTAGAAGGCTATATTAATGCGCTTTCCGGAGCTTCTTTTGCTTCAAATGAACCTCATTTTACAAAAGCGCATAATTGCGAAGAAGCTTATTTTGCTATAACGGGCAGTATTGCGGCAAAACAATCTTTTGATATTGCCATTGTCGACAAAGGACTTCCTGCTTATGAGGAAAAATCTATTTTTTCGGGCAGTAATTTAGCCTTGTACATTAAAGACGTTATGCCAAATTGTAAAATCATTATGATTACGGCACACACAGAAATTATTATCGTGTATGATATTGCAAAAAAAGTACGCCCTGAAGGATTAATTATAAAAAATGACATCACGCCCGAGAAATTGCAGGAAGCCGTTACAGATGTAATGCAAGGCAAACAATATCAAAGTCCTACGGCAAAAAAATGCATCAATGAAATTTGGAAAAAGGAATTAATGGTGGAAGATTACAACCGCCAGATTATATTTTATTTATCCAAAGGTTTTAAAATAAAAGAACTCGATGGCGTTATTTGTTTGACCACCAGCGCGATTCAAAAACGTATTGTCCGCATGAAAAAAGTCTTCGACGTAACTGACGATTCCGGATTAGTGAAAGAAGCAATAAAACAAGGGTTTATTTAA